In one window of Carassius auratus strain Wakin chromosome 28, ASM336829v1, whole genome shotgun sequence DNA:
- the slc35b1 gene encoding solute carrier family 35 member B1 — MASGKAASRPSLWQNERLRFIVCFCGVFVCYFYYGILQETITRGDYSQAGKKEKFRYATTLVFIQCIINAAFARLLIQFFEGSKQDHTRSWLYGMCSLSYLGAMVSSNSALQYVNYPTQVLGKSCKPIPVMILGVTILRKKYPMTKYLCVFLIVTGVALFLYKPNKGSSTSDEHTFGFGEMLLLLSLTLDGLTGVAQDHMRARYQTGANHMMLNINMWSTLVLGILVLWTGEVWEFLSFTDRYPGIIYNILLFGITSALGQTFIFMTVVYFGPLTCSIITTTRKFFTILGSVLLFGNIISTMQWFGTILVFLGLGLDAKFGKSPKKTTH; from the exons ATGGCCTCCGGGAAGGCAGCGAGCAGACCGTCTCTGTGGCAGAACGAGCGGCTCCGGTTCATCGTGTGTTTCTGCGGAGTGTTCGTGTGTTACTTCTACTACGGGATACTGCAGGAGACAAT CACGCGAGGAGACTACAGTCAAGCGGGGAAGAAGGAGAAGTTTCGTTATGCCACCACACTAGTCTTCATCCAGTGCATCATCAATGCTGCTTTCGCCAGACTCT TAATTCAGTTTTTCGAGGGCTCGAAGCAGGACCACACGAGAAGCTGGCTGTATGGCATGTGCTCTCTGTCTTACCTGGGTGCCATGGTGTCCAGTAACTCGGCCCTGCAGTACGTCAACTACCCCACACAG GTTTTGGGGAAATCCTGTAAACCTATACCAG TGATGATTCTGGGTGTCACAATCCTAAGGAAGAAATATCCCATGACgaagtatctgtgtgtgtttctaatcGTCACCGGGGTCGCTCTCTTCCTCTACAAACCCAACAAGGGCTCCAGCACATCAGATGAACACACATTTGGCTTCGGAGAGATGCTGCTG CTGCTGTCTCTGACTCTGGATGGGCTGACAGGTGTAGCTCAGGACCACATGAGGGCACGGTACCAGACGGGAGCCAATCACATGATGCTGAACATCAACATGTGGTCCACACTGGTCCTAGGAATAC TTGTGCTTTGGACAGGCGAGGTGTGGGAGTTTTTGTCATTCACCGACCGCTACCCCGGCATCATCTATAATATCCTCCTGTTCGGCATCACTAGCGCTCTCGGACAG ACGTTCATCTTCATGACCGTGGTGTATTTCGGGCCGCTCACCTGTTCCATCATCACAACCACACGGAAGTTCTTCACCATCCTGGGGTCtgtgctgctgtttgggaacatCATCAGCACTATGCAGTGGTTTGGGACCATCCTCGTCTTCCTCG GCCTTGGACTGGATGCCAAATTTGGAAAGTCTCCTAAGAAGACGACACACTGA
- the fam117aa gene encoding protein FAM117A: MSCRSGMARVGNQGLQPVRATVPFQLQNRAAPRCKDNKAAEYKTKGRPPKPTLRRTLSLDTLVGPYLQGTWPRDPECQPFTCVNDKATQTPSSWIEETRGRRGGGGHKRSASWGSAEHLREVAKLRQSLQKRSRHAPPAMDCDHTHQHVHSSQTRTPGSTQTVPLIPLSRLAPRLRRSVEGLNLELEGVFVSETTKEQHKILEVPDGHRAPVPAQRYSSASQSDPSPAQLSPSHSPCPITDTDMVVCGPLCPSSSPPLCICEPPSSSPRPNKTYVFQREPPEGCERVRVSEEAILPCHGNAPLQPSCPDPNKVNFTPHGGSAFCPVSLLKPLLPSMDLLFRGLSVSPVTGCSAQSAAPCQTPGHTVGGYLSGTLPDPTSTSL; encoded by the exons ATGTCGTGTCGGAGTGGGATGGCCCGGGTGGGTAATCAAGGACTGCAGCCCGTCCGAGCCACGGTCCCGTTTCAGCTCCAGAACCGAGCAGCACCTCGCTGCAAAGACAACAAAGCAG CCGAGTACAAGACGAAGGGTCGCCCGCCGAAGCCAACTTTGCGACGGACACTGTCTCTGGACACTCTGGTGGGACCGTACCTTCAGGGCACCTGGCCTAGAGACCCCGAGTGTCAGCCATTTACCTGTGTCAATGACAAGGCCACACAG aCTCCCAGTTCCTGGATAGAGGAGACACGGGGGCGGAGAGGAGGTGGTGGTCATAAGCGCTCGGCATCATGGGGTAGCGCTGAACACCTCAGAGAG GTTGCTAAGCTCCGTCAGTCCTTGCAGAAACGCTCCAGACATGCACCTCCTGCCATGGACTGTGACCACACACACCAGCATGTTCACAGCAGCCAGACACGCACGCCTGGAAGTACACAG acggTGCCTCTTATTCCACTGAGCCGATTGGCCCCCAGACTGAGACGCAGTGTTGAAGGActaaatctggagctggagggaGTCTTTGTGTCCGAAACAACAAAAGAACAGCACAAa ATTCTTGAGGTACCAGATGGTCACAGAGCCCCCGTCCCAGCTCAGAGGTACAGCAGCGCTTCCCAGAGCGACCCTTCTCCTGCCCAGCTGTCCCCCTCACACTCTCCCTGCCCCATCACAGACACCG aTATGGTTGTGTGTGGGCCGCTCTGTCCGTCTTCCTCCCCTCCTCTATGTATTTGTGAGCCACCATCATCTTCTCCTCGTCCCAACAAGACGTACGTCTTTCAGAGAGAGCCTCCAGAGGGCTGTGAGAGAGTTCGTGTGTCTGAGGAGGCCAT CCTTCCCTGTCATGGAAATGCTCCTCTTCAGCCTTCCTGTCCTGACCCTAACAAGGTGAACTTCACACCTCACGGTGGCTCCGCCTTCTGTCCCGTCAGTCTCCTCAAGCCCCTCCTGCCGTCTATGGACCTGTTATTTCGTGGCCTGTCGGTTTCACCCGTCACTGGCTGTTCGGCTCAGAGTGCTGCCCCCTGCCAGACACCGGGACACACCGTGGGTGGTTATTTGAGCGGCACCCTCCCAGACCCCACCAGCACCTCTCTGTGA